Proteins encoded by one window of Candidatus Methylomirabilota bacterium:
- a CDS encoding ABC transporter substrate-binding protein encodes MNRRAFLQTLTGGLLAASLIAEAQPKTKTWRVGFLSGGGRSPDGAAPLPLRRALQDLGYIEPRDVVYESRWADGKQDRLPGLASELVRLHVDVIVTVGGPSTAAANQASPSIPVVMALVGDADGLGLIDSLARPGGHVTGVTDQSVDLSAKRLEIITEAVPRAARIAVLWNASDRGMTLRYQEVEKAAQRLHVAVQPLGVREPDDFAAAFSSMTASRPDALVMVTDALTLLNRQRVIDFALTHRIPAMYEAGPLVQDGGLMSYGANPDDNFRLAAGYVDRIFKGSSPSTLPVQRPGRYYLTINLKTAKALGLTIPPTLLLRADQVIE; translated from the coding sequence ATGAACCGGCGAGCATTCCTGCAAACCCTGACCGGTGGCCTCCTCGCCGCCTCGCTGATCGCCGAGGCGCAGCCGAAGACCAAGACGTGGCGAGTCGGTTTCCTGTCCGGTGGCGGACGGTCGCCGGATGGGGCGGCCCCGTTGCCCCTGCGCCGGGCCCTCCAGGACCTCGGCTACATCGAGCCGCGGGACGTCGTCTACGAGAGCCGATGGGCCGACGGCAAGCAGGATCGGCTCCCCGGACTCGCATCCGAGCTCGTCCGACTCCACGTCGACGTGATCGTGACCGTAGGAGGGCCGTCGACCGCCGCCGCCAATCAGGCGTCGCCATCGATTCCGGTCGTGATGGCCCTGGTCGGAGATGCCGACGGCCTCGGCCTGATCGATAGCCTCGCGCGGCCCGGTGGCCACGTGACCGGCGTGACCGATCAGTCGGTCGACCTCAGCGCGAAGCGTCTGGAGATCATCACGGAAGCGGTGCCGCGCGCCGCGCGGATTGCCGTGCTCTGGAATGCGAGCGATCGGGGCATGACGCTGCGCTACCAGGAGGTGGAGAAGGCCGCCCAACGGCTCCACGTCGCGGTGCAACCGCTCGGGGTGCGCGAGCCGGATGATTTTGCGGCGGCCTTCTCGTCCATGACTGCCAGTCGGCCGGATGCGCTGGTCATGGTCACGGATGCGCTGACCCTGCTCAATCGCCAGCGCGTGATCGACTTTGCGCTGACGCACCGGATTCCCGCCATGTACGAGGCTGGTCCTCTCGTCCAGGACGGGGGACTGATGTCGTACGGCGCCAACCCGGACGACAACTTTCGGCTCGCCGCGGGCTACGTGGATCGAATCTTCAAGGGCTCCTCGCCGAGCACGCTGCCCGTCCAGCGGCCGGGCCGGTACTACCTCACCATCAACTTGAAGACGGCGAAGGCCCTCGGGCT
- a CDS encoding ABC transporter substrate-binding protein: MIAWSLCLAPAGSAQSAAPTRAGQMTWAMHFTLAARWLDPAETEGSITPFLTLYAVHDALLKPMPSGPSAPSLAESWTVSPNGLVYEFVLRASARLHNGERVTAEDVKFSFERYHGANATALKEHVREVRVAYFLNGPVAEEVRRTPGLRLMADPAHLGEKKIFAPIWENGFIRGVGPRVEEPALTLIPAFPYSAPYEDVRLKP, encoded by the coding sequence GTGATCGCGTGGTCGCTGTGCCTGGCTCCGGCCGGGAGCGCGCAGTCGGCTGCCCCGACGCGGGCCGGGCAGATGACGTGGGCGATGCACTTCACGCTGGCGGCGCGCTGGCTCGATCCCGCCGAGACCGAGGGATCGATCACGCCGTTCCTCACCCTCTACGCGGTCCACGACGCGCTGTTGAAGCCGATGCCCTCCGGCCCGAGCGCGCCCAGTCTGGCCGAGTCCTGGACCGTCTCGCCCAACGGCCTGGTCTACGAGTTCGTGCTGCGCGCCAGCGCGCGCCTCCACAACGGCGAGCGGGTGACTGCGGAGGACGTGAAGTTCTCCTTCGAGCGCTATCACGGGGCGAACGCCACCGCGCTGAAGGAGCACGTGCGCGAGGTCCGGGTCGCCTACTTCCTGAATGGGCCGGTCGCGGAGGAGGTGCGTCGCACGCCCGGCCTGCGCCTGATGGCAGATCCAGCGCATCTGGGCGAGAAGAAGATCTTCGCGCCCATCTGGGAGAACGGATTCATCCGCGGGGTCGGCCCGCGAGTGGAAGAACCGGCGCTCACCCTGATCCCCGCGTTCCCGTACTCGGCTCCCTACGAAGACGTCCGGCTCAAGCCGTGA
- a CDS encoding amidohydrolase family protein, whose amino-acid sequence MRYEMISADCHLDLCWLPPDLFTANASPALRDRMPHVVDGPKGPTWITQKSANLGLACGMGSAGREYVPGRIHRADRMAETGLYEDGKRGIRRLTEPDLRLKDQDRDGVQAEVLYGILGATGRMNDPEAVVEVIRIYNEWLADFCSTHPERFAGLASIPNAPIDAAIAEVERVAKRGAVRGLDIANSADLTALWDPYWNPLWEVIQASGLPLHFHTIGSRLPDNLQKLVFVGSDPSRAPADMSAEDRRTSRVAFATHITGFQINMANILMAMIYGGVLERFPRLRVVLGEAGIGWIPYILWRMDGEWEDQFKDLSLTMPPSEYWKRQVWATYQTDPVGVKLLDELGVDKVMWGSDFPHPDGVWPDSREYIARELGHLPAAVRHKIVCDNAARLYNLA is encoded by the coding sequence ATGCGCTACGAGATGATCTCCGCCGATTGCCACCTCGACCTCTGCTGGCTGCCCCCGGACCTCTTCACCGCCAACGCGTCGCCCGCCCTGCGCGACCGCATGCCCCACGTGGTGGATGGCCCGAAGGGCCCGACCTGGATCACGCAGAAGAGCGCCAATCTCGGGCTCGCCTGCGGCATGGGATCGGCCGGCCGCGAGTACGTGCCTGGCCGCATCCATCGCGCGGACCGCATGGCCGAGACCGGGCTCTACGAGGATGGCAAGCGCGGCATCCGCCGGCTCACCGAGCCCGACCTGCGCCTGAAGGATCAGGACCGCGACGGCGTGCAGGCCGAGGTGCTCTACGGCATCCTCGGGGCCACCGGGCGCATGAACGATCCGGAGGCGGTGGTCGAGGTCATCCGGATCTACAACGAGTGGCTCGCCGACTTCTGCTCGACGCATCCCGAGCGCTTCGCCGGGCTCGCCTCGATCCCCAACGCGCCGATCGACGCGGCCATCGCCGAGGTCGAGCGGGTGGCCAAGCGCGGCGCGGTGCGGGGGCTCGACATCGCCAACTCGGCGGATCTCACCGCGCTGTGGGATCCCTACTGGAACCCGCTCTGGGAAGTGATCCAGGCCAGCGGCCTGCCGCTGCACTTCCACACCATCGGCAGCCGGCTCCCCGACAATCTCCAGAAGCTCGTGTTCGTCGGCTCGGACCCCTCGCGGGCGCCCGCGGACATGTCGGCGGAGGACCGGCGCACCTCGCGGGTGGCCTTCGCCACCCACATCACCGGCTTCCAGATCAACATGGCCAACATCCTGATGGCGATGATCTACGGCGGCGTGCTCGAGCGCTTCCCGCGCCTGCGCGTGGTCCTGGGTGAAGCCGGCATCGGGTGGATCCCCTACATCCTCTGGCGGATGGACGGCGAGTGGGAGGACCAGTTCAAGGATCTGTCGCTCACCATGCCGCCGAGCGAGTACTGGAAGCGCCAGGTGTGGGCGACCTACCAGACCGATCCGGTGGGCGTGAAGCTGCTGGACGAGCTGGGCGTGGACAAGGTCATGTGGGGCTCCGACTTCCCGCATCCCGACGGCGTGTGGCCCGACTCGCGGGAGTACATCGCCCGCGAGCTCGGCCATCTCCCCGCGGCGGTTCGCCACAAGATCGTCTGCGACAACGCCGCGCGCCTCTACAACCTCGCGTAG
- a CDS encoding tetratricopeptide repeat protein has product MLDTLRRSALLVIVGVMLLAAASPVPVGAAGGGGGGGADGSGGVAGKPEDPRYTEAVTAIKAKEYGKAVPLLQDVVSRDAANADAYNWLGYATRKNGNPTGAIPYYEKALAIDPKHRGAHEYIGEAYLMLDNLPKAKDHLRTLDKLCFFPCSEYSDLKKAVEAYEKTGGKTKPTASSSH; this is encoded by the coding sequence ATGCTCGACACGCTGCGTCGCTCCGCGCTCCTCGTCATCGTGGGTGTGATGCTCCTGGCCGCCGCGTCGCCGGTGCCCGTCGGGGCGGCGGGGGGCGGAGGCGGCGGCGGGGCCGACGGCTCCGGCGGCGTCGCGGGCAAGCCCGAGGATCCCAGGTACACCGAGGCGGTGACCGCCATCAAGGCGAAGGAGTACGGCAAGGCGGTCCCCCTGCTGCAGGACGTGGTCTCGCGCGACGCCGCGAACGCCGATGCCTACAACTGGCTCGGCTACGCCACTCGCAAGAACGGCAACCCCACCGGGGCGATCCCGTACTACGAGAAGGCGCTCGCCATCGACCCCAAGCACCGGGGCGCCCACGAGTACATCGGCGAGGCCTACCTCATGCTCGACAACCTGCCCAAGGCGAAGGATCACCTGCGCACGCTCGACAAGCTGTGCTTCTTCCCGTGCTCGGAGTACAGCGATCTCAAGAAGGCGGTCGAGGCCTACGAGAAGACCGGCGGCAAGACCAAGCCGACCGCATCGTCGTCGCATTAG
- a CDS encoding polysaccharide deacetylase, giving the protein MADAVTWPDGARCAIMMTFDLDGESPWIHRDAALADRPLHMSMGAYGPKTGMPRILDLLDRYGIRTCIFIPGWIVERYPALCEDIVRRGHEVGHHGYLHEKPFFMKSREEEEELLVKSLAIFEKILGVKPLGSRSPSADPSRHTMELLKQHGFVYHSNALDTDLPYCHQTTHGPLVEFPTAWCNNDAPFFMWSSVPPVGNGIWSQQDVWEIWSEEFEGLYAEGGFFNWLAHPQIIGRPSRLRMVERLIQLILGKRQVWWPRPIDLARFWLEKSRPAAPA; this is encoded by the coding sequence ATGGCGGACGCAGTGACCTGGCCCGATGGCGCCCGCTGCGCCATCATGATGACGTTCGATCTCGACGGCGAGAGCCCGTGGATCCATCGCGACGCCGCCCTCGCGGATCGGCCGCTCCACATGTCGATGGGCGCCTACGGGCCGAAGACCGGCATGCCGCGGATTCTCGACCTGCTCGACCGCTACGGCATCCGGACCTGCATCTTCATCCCGGGCTGGATCGTCGAGCGCTATCCCGCGCTGTGCGAGGACATCGTCCGCCGCGGCCACGAGGTCGGCCACCACGGCTACCTCCACGAGAAACCCTTCTTCATGAAGAGCCGCGAGGAAGAGGAGGAACTGCTGGTCAAGAGCCTCGCCATCTTCGAGAAGATCCTGGGCGTGAAGCCGCTCGGCTCACGCTCGCCGTCGGCGGACCCGAGCCGACACACCATGGAGCTCCTCAAGCAGCACGGCTTCGTCTACCACAGCAACGCCCTCGACACCGACCTGCCCTACTGCCACCAGACCACCCACGGGCCGCTCGTGGAGTTTCCCACCGCGTGGTGCAACAACGACGCGCCGTTCTTCATGTGGAGCTCGGTGCCGCCGGTCGGCAACGGCATCTGGAGCCAGCAGGACGTGTGGGAGATCTGGTCGGAGGAGTTCGAAGGCCTCTACGCCGAGGGCGGCTTCTTCAACTGGCTCGCCCATCCCCAGATCATCGGGCGTCCCTCGCGGCTGCGCATGGTGGAGCGGCTGATCCAGCTCATCCTGGGCAAGCGGCAGGTGTGGTGGCCGCGGCCGATCGATCTCGCCCGCTTCTGGCTGGAGAAGAGCCGGCCGGCGGCCCCCGCCTGA
- a CDS encoding polysaccharide deacetylase: protein MRYRWPHGKQSAVVLSFDFDAESGFLFREPEKARRSLGDLEERRFGPRVGVDRILRLLDRLRIRASFFIPGWTVENHLAESIRIRDAGHEIGAHGNVHEALAFLDAPQEERVMREQLEILRSRLGVRPLGYRSPSWDVNVWTPDLLKRHGFLYDSSLMGNDVPYEVETAQGPLIEVPVQWLLDDAPLFRHVYGATNAIADPGRVLQMWSREFAAMHPENGCFVLTCHPFVSGRASRIALLEDLVAHIRRARGVWFATCEEVARWHAARPAAADERPATRPTSAAGRRPSGARTAARGRRSR from the coding sequence ATGCGCTATCGGTGGCCCCACGGCAAGCAATCGGCAGTGGTCCTGTCCTTCGACTTCGACGCCGAGTCCGGCTTCCTGTTCCGCGAGCCGGAGAAGGCGCGGCGCAGCCTGGGCGACCTCGAGGAGCGCCGCTTCGGCCCGCGCGTGGGAGTGGACCGCATCCTGCGCCTGCTCGATCGCCTGCGGATCCGGGCGAGCTTCTTCATCCCGGGCTGGACGGTCGAGAACCATCTCGCCGAGTCGATCCGCATCCGCGACGCCGGCCACGAGATCGGCGCGCACGGCAACGTGCACGAGGCGCTCGCCTTCCTCGACGCTCCGCAGGAGGAGCGCGTGATGCGCGAGCAGCTCGAGATCCTGCGCTCGCGCCTGGGCGTGCGCCCGCTCGGGTACCGCTCGCCGTCGTGGGACGTCAACGTGTGGACGCCCGATCTGCTGAAGCGCCACGGCTTCCTCTACGACTCGTCGCTGATGGGCAACGACGTGCCCTACGAGGTGGAGACCGCGCAGGGGCCGCTGATCGAGGTGCCGGTGCAGTGGCTGCTCGACGACGCGCCGCTGTTCCGCCACGTCTACGGCGCGACCAATGCGATCGCCGACCCGGGGCGCGTGCTGCAGATGTGGAGCCGCGAATTCGCGGCGATGCATCCCGAGAACGGCTGCTTCGTGCTGACCTGCCATCCGTTCGTGAGCGGACGGGCCTCGCGCATCGCCCTGCTGGAGGACCTGGTGGCCCACATCCGCCGGGCGCGCGGGGTGTGGTTCGCCACCTGCGAGGAGGTGGCCCGCTGGCACGCGGCCCGGCCGGCCGCGGCGGACGAGCGGCCGGCTACCCGCCCGACTTCGGCGGCGGGGCGCCGGCCTTCGGGCGCTCGGACGGCCGCACGCGGACGGCGGTCCCGCTGA
- a CDS encoding efflux RND transporter periplasmic adaptor subunit, producing MNRSSRGLWALLGIALVLGVAIYAGLQGRHGADAALKRATEEAAIPTVAVVTPSTASTASDELVLPGTARAFTDAPIYARASGYLKKWYADIGSRVTQGQVLAEIETPELDQQLRQARAMLENARATMELARTTADRWQLLVKRESVSRQEADEKISDYIAKQAMVDSNAANVKRLEDLQGFQKVVAPFTGVVTARNTDIGALIDAGAGGQARELFRLAAIDRLRIFVSVPQAYAQNARPGAQTAITLEEKPGKVYRGTLARTSNALDPTARTMLSEVEMENPNQEVLPGAYVVVRLHVGVATRGLTIPANALLFRSEGLQVAVVRDGRAELVPVKIGRDYGRSVEVVTGLQPTDVVIVDPADSLVSGTAVRVRPSERPKAGAPPPKSGG from the coding sequence GTGAACCGGTCGTCGCGCGGACTGTGGGCGCTGCTCGGCATCGCGCTCGTTCTCGGGGTCGCCATCTACGCGGGGCTGCAGGGCCGGCACGGCGCCGACGCGGCGCTCAAGCGCGCCACCGAGGAAGCGGCGATCCCCACCGTCGCGGTGGTGACGCCGTCGACCGCCTCGACGGCCTCCGACGAGCTGGTGCTGCCCGGGACGGCGCGGGCCTTCACCGACGCGCCGATCTACGCGCGGGCCAGCGGCTATCTCAAGAAGTGGTACGCCGACATCGGCTCGCGGGTCACCCAGGGGCAGGTGCTGGCCGAGATCGAGACGCCGGAGCTGGATCAGCAGCTCCGCCAGGCCCGGGCGATGCTCGAGAACGCGCGGGCCACCATGGAGCTGGCCCGGACCACCGCGGACCGCTGGCAGCTCCTGGTCAAGCGCGAATCGGTCTCCCGCCAGGAGGCGGACGAGAAGATCAGCGACTACATCGCCAAGCAGGCCATGGTCGACTCGAACGCGGCGAACGTGAAGCGCCTCGAGGACCTCCAGGGCTTCCAGAAGGTCGTCGCGCCCTTCACCGGCGTCGTCACCGCCCGCAACACCGACATCGGCGCGCTCATCGACGCGGGCGCGGGCGGCCAGGCGCGCGAGCTGTTCCGGCTGGCCGCGATCGACCGGCTGCGCATCTTCGTGTCGGTGCCCCAGGCCTACGCGCAGAACGCGCGTCCGGGGGCCCAGACCGCGATCACCCTCGAGGAGAAGCCGGGCAAGGTCTACCGGGGCACGCTCGCCCGCACCTCCAACGCGCTCGATCCCACCGCGCGCACCATGCTGAGCGAGGTCGAGATGGAGAACCCCAACCAGGAGGTGCTGCCGGGCGCCTACGTGGTGGTGCGGCTGCACGTCGGCGTGGCGACCCGGGGCCTGACCATTCCGGCCAACGCGCTGCTCTTCCGCTCGGAGGGCTTGCAGGTCGCGGTGGTGCGCGACGGCCGCGCCGAGCTGGTCCCGGTGAAGATCGGCCGCGACTACGGCCGCAGCGTCGAGGTGGTGACGGGCCTGCAGCCCACCGACGTGGTGATCGTCGACCCCGCCGACTCGCTGGTCAGCGGGACCGCCGTCCGCGTGCGGCCGTCCGAGCGCCCGAAGGCCGGCGCCCCGCCGCCGAAGTCGGGCGGGTAG
- a CDS encoding efflux RND transporter permease subunit has translation MWIVRVALDRPYTFIVLALLILIVSPVVIARTPTDIFPSINIPVIAVAWNYRGLNTEELEGRITSNFERTLTTTVDNIQRIESTTTSGQAIVKIFLQPSARLDTANAQITAISQTVLRQYPPGTTPPLIINYSASSVPILQLALSGDGLAEQQLFDLGVNFLRPQLVTIPGVAIPWPYGGKQRQIMVDLNTRLLQAKGLSPGAVLDTLNLQNLILPSGTAKIGRLEYDVTLNAAPRTVPELGDVPIKVMGNSTIYLRDVANVRDGFSVQTNIVRRDGRRGTLLTVLKSGDASTLDVVDNIRAAIPRVATTLPPELRIDLLADQSIFVRGAISGVIHEAVIAACLTALMILLFLGSWRSTLIIAVSIPLSILTSVITLGFLGETINIMTLGGLALAVGILVDDATVTIENIERYLEEGRELRAAIFEGAAQISVPALVSTLCICIVFLPMFFLGGVARYLFVPLAEAVVFAMLASYVLSRTLVPTLAMYLLRRHDHHAAPSRNPFVLLQRGFERGFARIREAYRGLLVRLLSRQGAFVSAFLAVCLLAWLLLPWLGENFFPTSDNGQFILHLRAKTGTRIEETARLADLVEAAIRREIPPGELESIIDNIGMPYSTINTIYSRSGFIGAADADILVTLGKNRRPTEDHMRTLRRRLPEEFPGVTFYFVPADIVTQILNFGLPAPIDVQIEGSDLQGNRQVANRMLTELRQVPGLTDLRIQQNFDAPKLEVSVDRTKAAGAGFTPRDVANSVLLTLSGSGQTNPATFLNWQNGVSYSLVTQAPQYSVQSLQDIQNIPLGGATADSRPQILGDVASIERGNGMAVISHYNTRRVVDIYGSVQDRDLGAVGRDIARIVDANRAHLPRGSFMTLRGQVETMRASYLGLLGGLAFAIVLVYLLIVVNFQSWLDPFIIISALPAALAGIIVFLFLTQTTLSVPALMGAIMCMGVGTANSILVVSFARERLAAHGDAREAAIEAGFTRFRPVLMTALAMIIGMIPMALAMGEGGEQNAPLGRAVIGGLVCATIATLIFVPAVFSLLHGGRRRAAAERPA, from the coding sequence ATGTGGATCGTCCGCGTCGCCCTGGATCGGCCGTACACCTTCATCGTGCTGGCGCTGCTGATCCTGATCGTGAGCCCGGTGGTCATCGCGCGCACCCCCACCGACATCTTCCCCTCGATCAACATCCCGGTCATCGCGGTCGCCTGGAACTACCGCGGGCTCAACACCGAGGAGCTGGAAGGGCGCATCACCTCGAACTTCGAGCGCACGCTCACCACCACCGTCGACAACATCCAGCGCATCGAGTCCACCACCACGAGCGGGCAGGCCATCGTCAAGATCTTCCTGCAGCCCTCCGCACGCCTGGATACCGCCAACGCCCAGATCACCGCGATCTCGCAGACCGTGCTGCGTCAGTACCCGCCGGGCACCACGCCGCCGCTCATCATCAACTACAGCGCCTCCAGCGTGCCGATCCTCCAGCTCGCGCTGTCCGGCGACGGGCTGGCCGAGCAGCAGCTCTTCGACCTCGGAGTGAACTTCCTCCGCCCGCAGCTCGTCACCATCCCGGGCGTGGCGATCCCGTGGCCCTACGGGGGCAAGCAGCGGCAGATCATGGTCGACCTCAACACGCGCCTGCTCCAGGCCAAGGGCCTCTCGCCGGGCGCGGTGCTCGACACCCTGAATCTACAAAATCTCATCCTGCCGTCGGGCACCGCCAAGATCGGCCGCCTCGAGTACGACGTCACCCTGAACGCGGCCCCCCGGACGGTGCCCGAGCTGGGCGACGTGCCGATCAAGGTGATGGGGAATTCGACCATCTATCTGAGAGATGTCGCCAACGTGCGGGACGGCTTCAGCGTGCAGACCAACATCGTGCGGCGCGACGGCCGCCGCGGCACCCTGCTCACCGTGCTGAAGAGCGGCGACGCCTCGACCCTCGACGTGGTGGACAACATCCGGGCCGCGATTCCGCGGGTCGCCACCACGCTGCCCCCCGAGCTCCGGATCGACCTCCTCGCCGATCAGTCGATCTTCGTGCGCGGAGCCATCTCGGGGGTCATCCACGAGGCGGTCATCGCCGCGTGTCTCACCGCCCTGATGATCCTGCTGTTCCTCGGGAGCTGGCGCAGCACGCTGATCATCGCGGTGTCGATCCCGCTCTCCATCCTCACCTCGGTCATCACGCTGGGCTTCCTGGGCGAGACCATCAACATCATGACCCTGGGTGGGCTGGCCCTCGCGGTGGGCATCCTGGTGGACGACGCGACCGTCACCATCGAGAACATCGAACGCTACCTCGAGGAGGGCCGCGAGCTGCGCGCGGCGATCTTCGAGGGCGCGGCCCAGATCTCGGTGCCCGCGCTGGTCTCCACCCTCTGTATCTGCATCGTGTTCCTGCCCATGTTCTTCCTGGGCGGGGTGGCCCGGTACCTGTTCGTGCCGCTGGCCGAGGCGGTGGTCTTCGCCATGCTGGCCTCCTACGTGCTCTCGCGCACCCTGGTGCCCACGCTGGCGATGTACCTGCTGCGCCGCCACGATCACCACGCGGCGCCGTCCCGCAACCCGTTCGTGCTGCTGCAGCGCGGGTTCGAGCGCGGCTTCGCCCGGATCCGCGAGGCCTATCGCGGGCTGCTGGTGCGGCTGCTCTCCCGGCAGGGCGCCTTCGTGAGCGCGTTCCTCGCGGTGTGCCTGCTCGCGTGGCTGCTCCTACCCTGGCTCGGCGAGAACTTCTTCCCGACCAGCGACAACGGGCAGTTCATCCTCCACCTGCGGGCCAAGACCGGCACCCGCATCGAGGAGACCGCGCGGCTCGCGGATCTGGTGGAGGCGGCGATCCGGCGCGAGATCCCGCCCGGCGAGCTCGAGAGCATCATCGACAACATCGGCATGCCGTACTCCACCATCAACACCATCTACAGCCGCTCCGGCTTCATCGGGGCCGCCGACGCGGACATCCTGGTCACGCTGGGCAAGAACCGGCGGCCGACCGAGGATCACATGCGCACGCTGCGCCGCCGGCTCCCCGAGGAGTTCCCGGGGGTGACCTTCTACTTCGTGCCCGCGGACATCGTCACCCAGATCCTCAACTTCGGTCTCCCCGCCCCGATCGACGTGCAGATCGAAGGCAGCGACCTGCAGGGCAACCGGCAGGTCGCCAACCGGATGCTCACCGAGCTGCGCCAGGTGCCCGGCCTCACCGACCTGCGCATCCAGCAGAACTTCGACGCCCCGAAGCTCGAGGTGAGCGTCGACCGCACGAAGGCCGCCGGCGCCGGCTTCACCCCGCGGGACGTGGCCAACAGCGTGCTGCTCACCCTGAGCGGCAGCGGCCAGACCAACCCGGCCACCTTCCTGAACTGGCAGAACGGAGTCAGCTACAGCCTGGTCACCCAGGCCCCGCAGTACTCGGTGCAGTCGCTCCAGGACATCCAGAACATCCCGCTCGGCGGGGCGACCGCGGATTCCCGCCCCCAGATCCTCGGCGACGTGGCTTCCATCGAGCGGGGGAACGGGATGGCGGTGATCTCGCACTACAACACGCGGCGCGTGGTGGACATCTACGGCTCGGTGCAGGACCGCGACCTGGGCGCGGTCGGCCGCGATATCGCGCGCATCGTCGACGCCAATCGCGCCCACCTGCCGCGGGGCAGCTTCATGACCCTGCGCGGGCAGGTCGAGACCATGCGGGCCTCCTACCTCGGGCTGCTGGGCGGCCTCGCCTTCGCGATCGTGCTGGTCTACCTGCTGATCGTCGTGAACTTCCAGTCGTGGCTCGACCCGTTCATCATCATCAGCGCGCTGCCCGCCGCCCTCGCCGGCATCATCGTGTTCCTGTTCCTCACCCAGACCACCCTCAGCGTGCCCGCCCTCATGGGCGCGATCATGTGCATGGGCGTCGGCACCGCGAACAGCATCCTGGTGGTGTCCTTCGCCCGCGAGCGTCTCGCCGCCCACGGCGACGCGCGAGAGGCCGCCATCGAGGCCGGCTTCACCCGCTTCCGCCCCGTCCTCATGACCGCGCTGGCCATGATCATCGGCATGATCCCGATGGCCCTGGCGATGGGCGAGGGCGGCGAGCAGAACGCCCCGCTGGGCCGCGCGGTCATCGGTGGGCTCGTCTGCGCCACCATCGCCACGCTGATCTTCGTCCCCGCGGTGTTCAGCCTGCTGCACGGCGGCCGACGGCGCGCCGCGGCGGAGCGCCCGGCGTGA
- a CDS encoding aromatic ring-hydroxylating dioxygenase subunit alpha: MASVSASGTPFDGYARRTTPPPDFDLTAVGPGTPCGEYLRRFWQPVAFTRDLDGPPRRVRILGEDLVVFADRGGRVGVLHLHCAHRGTSLEFGIPLERGLRCCYHGWVYDVDGRCLETPGEPAGSRLCERVWQGAYPTREYCGLVFAYLGPPDRRPAFPHYDSFEVPGLTLMPAAEFSLPCNWLQVKDNSMDPVHTAFLHALSSGYQFTEAFGVVPELDWLTTDAGMVYIATRRVSDLVWVRVCDFMPPNVHQFTREIEEATAPKAASRPVIIRWAVPNDDTHTTNFELAQVDPAWGLTAAQVARPGFGQSEDRPYEARQRFPADYDAQASQRPIAVHAVEHLASTDRGVVMLRRIVRDGIRAVQAGLDPWGTHWPEGKVIPTHTQDLVLRLPPAADPTDDRRRLREAGRRAVTG; this comes from the coding sequence ATGGCTTCGGTGAGCGCGTCCGGCACTCCTTTCGACGGGTACGCGCGCCGGACGACACCTCCTCCCGATTTCGATCTCACCGCGGTCGGGCCCGGCACGCCGTGCGGCGAATATCTGCGGCGCTTCTGGCAGCCGGTGGCGTTCACCCGCGATCTGGACGGGCCGCCGCGCCGCGTGCGCATCCTCGGCGAGGATCTGGTGGTGTTCGCCGATCGTGGCGGCCGCGTGGGCGTGCTCCACCTGCATTGCGCGCATCGCGGCACCTCGCTCGAGTTCGGCATCCCGCTCGAGCGCGGACTGCGCTGCTGCTATCACGGCTGGGTCTACGACGTCGACGGACGCTGTCTCGAGACGCCCGGGGAGCCGGCGGGCAGCCGGCTCTGCGAGCGGGTCTGGCAGGGCGCGTATCCCACGCGCGAGTACTGCGGCCTCGTCTTCGCGTACCTCGGGCCGCCCGACCGGCGGCCCGCGTTTCCCCACTACGATTCCTTCGAGGTGCCGGGCCTCACCCTGATGCCCGCGGCCGAGTTCTCGCTGCCGTGCAACTGGCTCCAGGTGAAGGACAACAGCATGGACCCGGTGCACACCGCCTTCCTGCACGCGCTGTCGAGCGGCTACCAGTTCACCGAGGCCTTCGGGGTGGTGCCCGAGCTGGACTGGCTCACCACCGACGCGGGCATGGTGTACATCGCGACCCGCCGCGTGAGCGATCTGGTCTGGGTGCGCGTCTGCGACTTCATGCCCCCGAACGTGCACCAGTTCACGCGCGAGATCGAGGAGGCGACCGCGCCCAAGGCGGCGAGCCGGCCGGTGATCATCCGGTGGGCGGTGCCCAACGACGACACGCACACCACCAACTTCGAGCTGGCCCAGGTCGATCCCGCGTGGGGGCTCACCGCGGCGCAGGTGGCGCGGCCCGGATTCGGCCAGTCCGAGGACCGGCCCTACGAGGCGCGCCAGCGCTTCCCGGCCGACTACGACGCGCAGGCGAGCCAGCGCCCGATCGCGGTGCACGCGGTCGAGCACCTGGCCTCCACCGACCGCGGCGTCGTCATGCTGCGGCGGATCGTGCGCGACGGCATCCGCGCGGTGCAGGCCGGTCTCGATCCCTGGGGCACGCACTGGCCCGAGGGCAAGGTGATTCCCACCCACACGCAGGACCTGGTCCTCCGCCTGCCTCCCGCCGCCGACCCGACCGACGACCGGCGACGGCTGCGCGAAGCGGGCCGCCGCGCGGTCACCGGCTAG